The following DNA comes from Chelmon rostratus isolate fCheRos1 chromosome 3, fCheRos1.pri, whole genome shotgun sequence.
tttaatacttcaaacctggtcaaaccagccacctgaaacataaccaccactttgacagagtttggaaagcgtatgaggacggccggcctgctaaagacgctaacgttagcaagccagccgcaaagaagccaccgggactgacacacgtcggcgaggctttcgaaaagtccaagaaatttgccaaagatgacccacgggctgaGGTTATTGACGATTTAATtatggacgtgatggtgcttgtCTTtctatggactgcccttcttcagtttgtttacatagatgagtctaagtaagggatcatgtatcttccttcaggatgacatagaagcccgacacgaagcggtggggtttatttctccataggaacctgatcactatacgttatcccgcttagaacacggcttactactaaagcattcaataatgtgacataaaatagtgattaaatcacattttattgatttaaaatgagcctactcgtCTGTCAacgctctcactgcgcagcggctctgaaagtaaacacgtacgttgcctagcaaccgcctctcactgtgcgccgctgtttttggttttgtttgtggtgttgatGTCAggatgttaggtatatgtgtgtgttatcggttatctgtatcggcctttaggagctgaaagttatcggttgtcggtatcggttttaaaaaacagttgtCGTGCATCCCTAATTTGATTGAATTTTGAGAAGCTCTGGCGACCCCTAGTAGGGGTCGGGACCCtcaggttgggaaccagtgTTTTGCAGGGCTGCAACCagagattatttttattattcgTTAATCAGATCTTTAAATATCTGATAGTCATTTAgtctgtaaaaaacaaaagcagcttcacATCTGAGCAGCTGAAGCAGCACCTCTCCTGTTTTTGCTTCATACATTTTAACtcattaaacaattaatcagttaacagaattaattattattaactttCAACAATCAggtttttctgttgttgcacGTATTATTTTTAGAAGGTAAAATGGCTTCAGCTCGAATGAAACGTCGTGACATGCCTTCCTCCATCGGGGCAGACTGAGGAAGGTGTCCTGCGGGAGGTCTGGGATGCCGTCAGGGATGATGAAGCTTCCCTGGTAGAAGGCCGGAGGGGAGGGAGCGGCAGGCCGAGGTGCGTCCGATGGTTTCGTTTCGCTCAGAAGGCCCTGACCGACCGCCTCGTCGATACTGAGGCTGTACATGGTCCAGTCCCGGAGCGTGGCCGCCCCCAGAGTCAGGTTGGACACCAGGCCCTGCGCAGCGGAGAAACCGGACAAGAGTTAACGAGGAAACCGATCGTTTCACACGAGCTGGaactcacactgacacagaagCTTTAcgtcacaaaaacacatcatttctgAGCCTCGTGAGGTTCAACCTGCGTGTCAGAGctttaaaatgcagctgaaacaccTTGAAGTCGTTGATGTCTTTTCCGTAGTTGATTCGGCCCATGTTCTCCACCAGGAGGTCCAGCTGGCTGCCAGCTTTCCCCGTCACGTTGACGGTCAAGGCGACGTTCCTTTCAAGAATCCCCACAGCCGCCTGCAGAAGAACTCACGCTTTATACACCGTCACTCCAGTTTACTCATACTGAAACAGCGTTTCCTCCACACTCTTCAGTCCAGTACTGTTAAAGCACGAGCAGCCGCACAAGAACTGCTGAGTGACGAGCCACAGAGAGATCAACAGAAAACCCGATGATCGACTCACCCCGTCCACTGACACGTACGCTCTATCGTGGACGCCGTTCAGCGGCGAGGACAGAGGAGTCGGCGTGGTGCAGTTAACAGGCAGCGTCGTCCTGTAGAGCACATAACCGAAGGCCTGCGGGACAAGCAGGGCGGGAAAAGCAAAAATCAATCATAGGACAGAAGATCGCTGTGAAAAGATGTTTGATGATACAGAAAACAGACCTGATTCAGCTCAATGAAAGTCTGAGGATACGAGCTTTTCACGGGGCCGGAGGTAGACAGCGTTTCTAAAGCATCTGCTATCGTCTGGAGCTGCGAGCAACAAAGTCACTTTACTGTCAACGCTTCATGtggtacaaccctgattccagaacagtTTGAACGCTGCGCAAAATCAAACCAGAGTCAGTCATCAACAATCAAACGGTTTCCTGATcagcttcctgaagtgttcctgagtccaggtattaatctctttatccaatcatgtcgctccatcctcgctattaccaatcaacctgtttacctgtggaatgatccaaacaggtgtttttggagcgttccacatctttcccagtctttagttgctcctgtttgaaacgtgtttgaaacgtgttgctgcttcAGATTCAGAATCCAGTggcccgtggtggcatgttatcaacatccagcgtctctagacaactacctctgacgtggatgatgtcattaccgaacgccgggcgctgcgagcagccagccacaacacggctgactctgcggcggtcggctacgaatacgcaataacgaaccatagctgagccaaactacagctaaactagccgaccgccggctcagaggggaatagcaccagcatatcagaactaaatattggaatatgaacgagtttctgcagattatgcgttatatagaggctgcgcatggatgccccgagtactcgcattatacggatatacgcgccgctcctctggggctaatttcttcaaaacgactccaaatgccaccaaagttgtctgggtgagtaaatggtcgtatttaatgctacaaataaggtccaggttgtaaaaaacgaaagttatcctttaaatatattgactttgtgctgtttccaggtgagtttctgtcagaaaggatcagcaggtgatcagaTTCTGTGCGTctcaactgttttggaatcgtGGTTGTAAATCGATCAAAAACAAGTTGTTGAATGTTGAGCGATAAAagcttcagctgcagacagtGTACGTACCCTTTTCACCACCACAGTCCCGTATGCATACTTTGGAGTTGTTGGTGGTATCGGCCCCTCTGGTATGTTTTTGTACTGATGTGCAAACACAGATTAGTTCTTCCAGATGTCACACACTATATACAAGCAAACCTTCAGGCCTGCACCTTCTTACCATTCTGATCACCTCTCGAATAGCAAAGTACTTCTCTGTGAGGTCTCCGGCCTCCGTGAGCGGCGCATCGTAGTCGTAGCTGGTGGGCTGCGCGGCGTACGGAGAGTTAGCACCTGAGGTGAGAAGAGGTGATCAGAGGGTGAGGTCATGACCCACGTCATCATGAGTCAATGAAAACGATTCATCTCATCAGACCAGTCTGTCGGAGTGACCTCACCATTCCAGTATCCAAAGTTTGTTCCTCCTATGAACATGTACCTGCGAGGAGACAGAGGCGTTAGCAGGTGAGTCACACATGACTCGTGTACATTTCTGCCGTTAGCTCAGCCTGATGTTGGCTTTGTGTGTCTAATCTACACTCACAGGTTGACGTTTGCTCCCGTGGCCAGGATCTCGTTGAGGGACTTGGCCACGATCGCAGACGACACGACGGAGTGACGGGACCCCCAGTGGTCCAGCCAGCCGGTGTAAAACTCAGAGTTCACCTGTTAACACAAAAGGAAACACAGTCAGAATGAATGCAGTGTGGTTTTAAAATCCCAGAGGGCAAACCGGATCAAGTACTTGCCAAAGGTCCATGAGGTTCAGCGTGTCTCTGTGCCTCGAAGGCGGCGGTAACATTTCCACCTGACAGAATAACAACGAAGCTTCaagttaaaacatttaataatacGAAACCCAACGATTCCTAAAGCTGCAGCGTCATAATAAAAGCATCTAACTGATGAAACATGAGTTGATTTTTATAATGAAgtgacagcaggaagtgaaatgtgtttgacagtgaCCGCTATCTTTCATCAAAAACACgtctacaaaacaagacaagtcattttctgcaggttttcaaaTATTGCAGAAAGTGAAGGAATCggaaggagcagccacagtgagctgatatagagctgcaggcagcacacctccaacttcttaGCCAGGTAACAAGCTCCTTTCAccaccctgctgtctgcagactcacgcTGTCTGCACTCAAGCTGTCTGCAGGCGCACGCTGTCTGCACTCaagctgtctgcagactcatgctgtctgcagactccagctgtctgcagactcacgctgtctgcagactcacgcTGTCTGCAGACTCCAGCTGTCTGCAGGCGCACGCTGTCTGCACTCaagctgtctgcagactccagctgtctgcagactcacgctgtctgcagactcacgctgtctgcagactcacgtcacgctgtctgcagactcacgtcacgctgtctgcagactcatgctgTCTGCAGACCCACGCTGTCTGCAGACCCACGCTGGCTGCAGACTCacgctgtctgcagactcaagCTGCATTAAATCAGATCCTGGTTGCTCACGGAACGATGGAAAAGGCCAATTATctgctgttaccaccagtaactacAGGTGTCGCCCAATCAACTAGGACTGAAATCTTCCAGATTGACACTTTCAGAAGCAAACAGGCTTTGcaccaaagtgcttcacaaagacagacacttACATGCATGAAGACATATACCTGCACGACAGATGTTGTGGAAATAAAGCAAGATTCAAATAGGAGCACACTCAAACATAACGTAAAACAAAAGGATTCAGATGAAAATAAGAACATGTTAAACACGATAAAAGCCAGAGAATAAAAATGAGTCTGAGGTTCATcttaaaagcacaaacagggCCCTGCCAACACGCCGCAGGGGAGGATCTGAGGGGTCCAGAGTTGCTATCAGGAGTGACGAGGTCTGAGATATATGTAGGGAATgaacagggagccagtgtaAGCATGCCAGGACAGGTTTGATGTGGTCCAGGACAGGTTTGATGTGGTCCAGGACAGGTTTGATGTGGTCCAGGACAGGCTCAATGTGGTCCAGGACAGGCTTGATGTGGTCTTCTTTCTGGGACCGTGTCAATAACCAGGCAGCAGAGTTGAATAGATGTTAAGGGGAAACGATAGCCTGACAGTTTCCTCATTAGACGGAGCTGAATGACGTATGAATGACTCTTTCCAGATCTTCCCTTGTGACTTCTGACTAAtctcacagtcagtcagtgtagagaaaaacaacaatctgtCCACTTATACTACAAAAGAATGAACTAATGCACCCGTCATGTAATGTTTCTCATCTGAAGCTGCTTTTACACAATGCAGCCTTAAGATATCTACACACAGCTGAGCCTGGACATTGACCTGACACCTGACACCTACCGGGCCCAAAGTCAACGGTGGCGTAGAGATTCTGCATCGCGCCACACTTGAGGTAGCTGACCGCGGCGCCATCCGTGGTGAAGAGCACCACCTCGTCGCCAAGATGAGACCGGAACAGCTTCACGAGGTGACGCATGTAGTTGTAGTCACATTTGAAATAACTGCCGTATTCATTCTCCACCTAGCAAACacaggcgggggggggggggggtcatgtCCTTACTGAGTGCTGTAATAACACATAACAGAGACAAACCTGCAGAGGTCAGAGCTCCAGACTCACCTGCACAGTGATGATAGGACCCCCGTTCTGGTAGAGATAAGGCTTCATCATCGGCAGGATCTTCCCCATCCACTTGTCTACTGCTGCGATGtaatctgaaacacacaaagttaaagttaaagtccCGTATGAGCTGCCGCTGTGAAGACATGTCATCACTCAACCTGCTCTCCGCTGATTCTCACCTGGATCTGAGGAGCGCAGCACGATGTCCTTCTTGTTGAGGAGCCAGGCAGGGAGCCCGCCCTGGTGgacagagtgacagcagtggGTTTCAGGTGTAATTCAAATGGCATGAGAAGAGAAAGTTTAAGTTCACACTTCACCCAAAATATGTTCTGAGTATCAAACAGCTTCTGTGCACTTAAACCTGGCTGCAAAAAGTTTCTAGTTTTGTCCCTCATGAAGAAGAATGATTGTTGTCTCCTGATTTttgattctggatctgatgcagcaacacgtttcaaacacgttgtgacaggagcaactaaagactgggaaagatgtggaacgctccaaaaacacctgtttggatcattccacaggtaaacaggctgattggtaacaggtgagagtatcatgattgaaaggctcagtggttcacagcgaggatggagcgaggttcaacacgtgattggatgaagagataAAACGGTCTACTTATCCATGCTCTCACCACACCGCAAACATGTACAGCCTAACAAGAGAGCAGtgtaaaaaagaagaagaagaagaagaagaagaagaagaagaagaagaagaagaagaagaagaagaagaagaagaagaagaagaagaagaagaagtagtgGTGGAAACTGTGAGCACCTGACTCCATTTTAACTGCCACTCATTAGAGCTGAGTTCAGTTTCTTTCTGCTTTAGCTGCACTGCCTCATCCTCCTGTATGAAactacatgaaacaaacagacaccaAACAGGAGGAACTACTGAGAAACTTTAAAAATATCACAGCACAGAGATACTTTATTCCAAAGTAAACTGGTATCTGATCCAGCCGTCAGTATCAGACCGACGTCCGATATCAGCATCGATGCATCTCTAGTTTTAGATCTAGATCATTCGCTTCTATGGTGTTGGTGAGTTCAGTTTATGAATGCATTTGATGTTAAAGTAGCATGAGGAGGAAATAATCAAGggaagtaaaagtacttcaaaATCTCCCTGCAGAGGCATGTTTGGTCTGCTCGGCTCCGCCTGGAGAAACGTCTGCTGTCGTCCAACAGCAGTGATCCAAATCTCACTTCTGATGTTTACTGCAAATGTTCTGCACGTCCTGATTCTCTCTGAATACCATCAAAAACTCTGAACTCACCATGTCCCACTCCGCACAGACGTAGGGTCCAGGCCGAAGGATGACCAGCAGGCCGATGTCTTTGGCCAGCTGGAGGAAGTGCTCCACATCTCTGTCTCCGCTGAAGGTGTACCGGCCTGGAGACT
Coding sequences within:
- the glb1 gene encoding beta-galactosidase, translated to MKSPDRGLIMSLFRSGCVLLLLFGHSLGDPPSFRVDHDNDCFRKDGEEFRYISGSIHYSRIPRVYWKDRLLKMYLAGLNAIQTYVPWNYHEESPGRYTFSGDRDVEHFLQLAKDIGLLVILRPGPYVCAEWDMGGLPAWLLNKKDIVLRSSDPDYIAAVDKWMGKILPMMKPYLYQNGGPIITVQVENEYGSYFKCDYNYMRHLVKLFRSHLGDEVVLFTTDGAAVSYLKCGAMQNLYATVDFGPGGNVTAAFEAQRHAEPHGPLVNSEFYTGWLDHWGSRHSVVSSAIVAKSLNEILATGANVNLYMFIGGTNFGYWNGANSPYAAQPTSYDYDAPLTEAGDLTEKYFAIREVIRMYKNIPEGPIPPTTPKYAYGTVVVKRLQTIADALETLSTSGPVKSSYPQTFIELNQAFGYVLYRTTLPVNCTTPTPLSSPLNGVHDRAYVSVDGAAVGILERNVALTVNVTGKAGSQLDLLVENMGRINYGKDINDFKGLVSNLTLGAATLRDWTMYSLSIDEAVGQGLLSETKPSDAPRPAAPSPPAFYQGSFIIPDGIPDLPQDTFLSLPRWRKGQVWINGFNVGRYWPARGPQLTLFVPASILSTTAPNNVTVLELEEAPCSSGPCRVEFTASPILNATVQSDHEQHTRLFNKHDLL